From a single Sphaeramia orbicularis chromosome 4, fSphaOr1.1, whole genome shotgun sequence genomic region:
- the LOC115417894 gene encoding fizzy-related protein homolog isoform X2, with protein MDSDYEHRLLRQINIQNDNLSPKMTQTLHSQSPNGYLLSSSGKMGDRFIPTRAGANWNINFHRINENKKSPNQNRKTKDATSDNGKADGLAYSALLKNELLGAGIEKILDPQTEDRRLQPSTPEKESLFSYSLHTKRSSPDNGTNISPYSLSPVSNKSQKLLRSPRKPSRKISKIPFKVLDAPELQDDFYLNLVDWSSLNVLSVGLGTCVYLWSACTSQVTRLCDLSVEGDSVTSVGWSERGNLVAVGTHKGYIQIWDAGAGKKLFALEGHTARVGALAWNADQLSSGSRDRLILQRDVRTPPLQSERRLQGHRQEVCGLKWSTDHQLLASGGNDNKLLVWNYSSLSPVQTYMDHLAAVKAIAWSPHQHGLLASGGGTADRCIRFWNTLTSQPLQCMDTGSQVCNLAWSKHANELVSTHGYSQNQILVWKYPALTQVAKLTGHSYRVLYLAMSPDGEAIVTGAGDETLRFWNVFSKTRSTKESVSVLNLFTRIR; from the exons ATGGATTCAGATTATGAACATCGCCTCCTCCGCCAAATCAACATTCAGAATGACAACTTGAGCCCT AAAATGACACAGACCCTGCACAGTCAGTCACCCAATGGTTACCTTTTATCTTCATCCGGTAAGATGGGAGATAGATTCATCCCAACCAGAGCAGGAGCCAACTGGAATATCAACTTTCATAGAATCAAT gaaAATAAAAAATCCCCAAATCAGAACAGAAAAACTAAGGATGCCACTTCTGATAATGGCAAAG CAGATGGGTTGGCCTACTCTGCTTTGCTGAAGAATGAGTTGTTGGGAGCAGGAATAGAAAAGATCTTGGACCCTCAGACAGAGGATAGACGTCTACAGCCATCAACACCAGAAAAGGAGAGTCTTTTCAGT TACTCACTCCATACAAAAAGGTCATCACCAGATAATGGCACCAACATCTCTCCCTATTCTCTATCGCCCGTTTCCAACAAAAG TCAGAAACTACTGCGTTCACCAAGGAAGCCAAGTCGCAAAATATCCAAGATTCCTTTTAAAGTCCTGGATGCTCCTGAGCTGCAGGATGACTTTTATCTCAATTTGGTTGACTGGTCATCCCTCAATGTGCTCAGTGTTGGCCTGGGCACATGTGTTTACCTGTGGAGTGCCTGTACAAGTCAG GTAACAAGACTCTGTGATTTGTCTGTGGAGGGAGACTCGGTCACATCAGTTGGATGGTCTGAAAGA GGTAACTTGGTGGCAGTGGGGACTCACAAAGGCTACATTCAGATCTGGGATGCTGGTGCTGGGAAGAAACTCTTTGCCCTAGAAGGACACACAGCCAGAGTTG GAGCTCTGGCTTGGAATGCAGACCAGTTGTCCTCTGGAAGCCGTGATCGTCTGATTCTTCAAAGAGATGTGCGGACACCTCCCCTGCAGTCAGAGAGACGGTTACagggacacagacaggaagtatgTGGCTTGAAATGGAGCACTGACCATCAGCTGCTTGCTTCTGGTGGCAACGACAACAAG TTACTTGTTTGGAATTACTCATCGCTGAGCCCAGTGCAGACGTACATGGATCACCTGGCTGCAGTAAAAGCCATTGCCTGGTCCCCACACCAGCATGGCCTGCTGGCATCTGGGGGCGGCACTGCTGATCGCTGTATTCGATTTTGGAACACCCTGACCTCACAGCCACTGCAATGTATGGACACAGGCTCACAAGTCTGCAATCTGGCCTGGTCCAAGCATGCTAATGAGCTG GTGAGCACACATGGCTATTCTCAGAACCAGATCTTGGTCTGGAAATATCCAGCTCTCACACAGGTGGCCAAACTGACGGGACACTCCTATAGAGTCCTCTACCTG GCTATGTCTCCGGATGGTGAGGCGATCGTCACAGGAGCTGGAGATGAGACACTGCGCTTCTGGAATGTATTCAGTAAAACGAGGTCAACAAAG GAATCTGTATCAGTTTTAAACCTCTTTACCAGGATACGGTAG
- the LOC115417894 gene encoding fizzy-related protein homolog isoform X1 yields the protein MDSDYEHRLLRQINIQNDNLSPVKMTQTLHSQSPNGYLLSSSGKMGDRFIPTRAGANWNINFHRINENKKSPNQNRKTKDATSDNGKADGLAYSALLKNELLGAGIEKILDPQTEDRRLQPSTPEKESLFSYSLHTKRSSPDNGTNISPYSLSPVSNKSQKLLRSPRKPSRKISKIPFKVLDAPELQDDFYLNLVDWSSLNVLSVGLGTCVYLWSACTSQVTRLCDLSVEGDSVTSVGWSERGNLVAVGTHKGYIQIWDAGAGKKLFALEGHTARVGALAWNADQLSSGSRDRLILQRDVRTPPLQSERRLQGHRQEVCGLKWSTDHQLLASGGNDNKLLVWNYSSLSPVQTYMDHLAAVKAIAWSPHQHGLLASGGGTADRCIRFWNTLTSQPLQCMDTGSQVCNLAWSKHANELVSTHGYSQNQILVWKYPALTQVAKLTGHSYRVLYLAMSPDGEAIVTGAGDETLRFWNVFSKTRSTKESVSVLNLFTRIR from the exons ATGGATTCAGATTATGAACATCGCCTCCTCCGCCAAATCAACATTCAGAATGACAACTTGAGCCCTGTA AAAATGACACAGACCCTGCACAGTCAGTCACCCAATGGTTACCTTTTATCTTCATCCGGTAAGATGGGAGATAGATTCATCCCAACCAGAGCAGGAGCCAACTGGAATATCAACTTTCATAGAATCAAT gaaAATAAAAAATCCCCAAATCAGAACAGAAAAACTAAGGATGCCACTTCTGATAATGGCAAAG CAGATGGGTTGGCCTACTCTGCTTTGCTGAAGAATGAGTTGTTGGGAGCAGGAATAGAAAAGATCTTGGACCCTCAGACAGAGGATAGACGTCTACAGCCATCAACACCAGAAAAGGAGAGTCTTTTCAGT TACTCACTCCATACAAAAAGGTCATCACCAGATAATGGCACCAACATCTCTCCCTATTCTCTATCGCCCGTTTCCAACAAAAG TCAGAAACTACTGCGTTCACCAAGGAAGCCAAGTCGCAAAATATCCAAGATTCCTTTTAAAGTCCTGGATGCTCCTGAGCTGCAGGATGACTTTTATCTCAATTTGGTTGACTGGTCATCCCTCAATGTGCTCAGTGTTGGCCTGGGCACATGTGTTTACCTGTGGAGTGCCTGTACAAGTCAG GTAACAAGACTCTGTGATTTGTCTGTGGAGGGAGACTCGGTCACATCAGTTGGATGGTCTGAAAGA GGTAACTTGGTGGCAGTGGGGACTCACAAAGGCTACATTCAGATCTGGGATGCTGGTGCTGGGAAGAAACTCTTTGCCCTAGAAGGACACACAGCCAGAGTTG GAGCTCTGGCTTGGAATGCAGACCAGTTGTCCTCTGGAAGCCGTGATCGTCTGATTCTTCAAAGAGATGTGCGGACACCTCCCCTGCAGTCAGAGAGACGGTTACagggacacagacaggaagtatgTGGCTTGAAATGGAGCACTGACCATCAGCTGCTTGCTTCTGGTGGCAACGACAACAAG TTACTTGTTTGGAATTACTCATCGCTGAGCCCAGTGCAGACGTACATGGATCACCTGGCTGCAGTAAAAGCCATTGCCTGGTCCCCACACCAGCATGGCCTGCTGGCATCTGGGGGCGGCACTGCTGATCGCTGTATTCGATTTTGGAACACCCTGACCTCACAGCCACTGCAATGTATGGACACAGGCTCACAAGTCTGCAATCTGGCCTGGTCCAAGCATGCTAATGAGCTG GTGAGCACACATGGCTATTCTCAGAACCAGATCTTGGTCTGGAAATATCCAGCTCTCACACAGGTGGCCAAACTGACGGGACACTCCTATAGAGTCCTCTACCTG GCTATGTCTCCGGATGGTGAGGCGATCGTCACAGGAGCTGGAGATGAGACACTGCGCTTCTGGAATGTATTCAGTAAAACGAGGTCAACAAAG GAATCTGTATCAGTTTTAAACCTCTTTACCAGGATACGGTAG
- the LOC115417894 gene encoding fizzy-related protein homolog isoform X4 gives MDSDYEHRLLRQINIQNDNLSPKMTQTLHSQSPNGYLLSSSGKMGDRFIPTRAGANWNINFHRINENKKSPNQNRKTKDATSDNGKDGLAYSALLKNELLGAGIEKILDPQTEDRRLQPSTPEKESLFSYSLHTKRSSPDNGTNISPYSLSPVSNKSQKLLRSPRKPSRKISKIPFKVLDAPELQDDFYLNLVDWSSLNVLSVGLGTCVYLWSACTSQVTRLCDLSVEGDSVTSVGWSERGNLVAVGTHKGYIQIWDAGAGKKLFALEGHTARVGALAWNADQLSSGSRDRLILQRDVRTPPLQSERRLQGHRQEVCGLKWSTDHQLLASGGNDNKLLVWNYSSLSPVQTYMDHLAAVKAIAWSPHQHGLLASGGGTADRCIRFWNTLTSQPLQCMDTGSQVCNLAWSKHANELVSTHGYSQNQILVWKYPALTQVAKLTGHSYRVLYLAMSPDGEAIVTGAGDETLRFWNVFSKTRSTKESVSVLNLFTRIR, from the exons ATGGATTCAGATTATGAACATCGCCTCCTCCGCCAAATCAACATTCAGAATGACAACTTGAGCCCT AAAATGACACAGACCCTGCACAGTCAGTCACCCAATGGTTACCTTTTATCTTCATCCGGTAAGATGGGAGATAGATTCATCCCAACCAGAGCAGGAGCCAACTGGAATATCAACTTTCATAGAATCAAT gaaAATAAAAAATCCCCAAATCAGAACAGAAAAACTAAGGATGCCACTTCTGATAATGGCAAAG ATGGGTTGGCCTACTCTGCTTTGCTGAAGAATGAGTTGTTGGGAGCAGGAATAGAAAAGATCTTGGACCCTCAGACAGAGGATAGACGTCTACAGCCATCAACACCAGAAAAGGAGAGTCTTTTCAGT TACTCACTCCATACAAAAAGGTCATCACCAGATAATGGCACCAACATCTCTCCCTATTCTCTATCGCCCGTTTCCAACAAAAG TCAGAAACTACTGCGTTCACCAAGGAAGCCAAGTCGCAAAATATCCAAGATTCCTTTTAAAGTCCTGGATGCTCCTGAGCTGCAGGATGACTTTTATCTCAATTTGGTTGACTGGTCATCCCTCAATGTGCTCAGTGTTGGCCTGGGCACATGTGTTTACCTGTGGAGTGCCTGTACAAGTCAG GTAACAAGACTCTGTGATTTGTCTGTGGAGGGAGACTCGGTCACATCAGTTGGATGGTCTGAAAGA GGTAACTTGGTGGCAGTGGGGACTCACAAAGGCTACATTCAGATCTGGGATGCTGGTGCTGGGAAGAAACTCTTTGCCCTAGAAGGACACACAGCCAGAGTTG GAGCTCTGGCTTGGAATGCAGACCAGTTGTCCTCTGGAAGCCGTGATCGTCTGATTCTTCAAAGAGATGTGCGGACACCTCCCCTGCAGTCAGAGAGACGGTTACagggacacagacaggaagtatgTGGCTTGAAATGGAGCACTGACCATCAGCTGCTTGCTTCTGGTGGCAACGACAACAAG TTACTTGTTTGGAATTACTCATCGCTGAGCCCAGTGCAGACGTACATGGATCACCTGGCTGCAGTAAAAGCCATTGCCTGGTCCCCACACCAGCATGGCCTGCTGGCATCTGGGGGCGGCACTGCTGATCGCTGTATTCGATTTTGGAACACCCTGACCTCACAGCCACTGCAATGTATGGACACAGGCTCACAAGTCTGCAATCTGGCCTGGTCCAAGCATGCTAATGAGCTG GTGAGCACACATGGCTATTCTCAGAACCAGATCTTGGTCTGGAAATATCCAGCTCTCACACAGGTGGCCAAACTGACGGGACACTCCTATAGAGTCCTCTACCTG GCTATGTCTCCGGATGGTGAGGCGATCGTCACAGGAGCTGGAGATGAGACACTGCGCTTCTGGAATGTATTCAGTAAAACGAGGTCAACAAAG GAATCTGTATCAGTTTTAAACCTCTTTACCAGGATACGGTAG
- the LOC115417894 gene encoding fizzy-related protein homolog isoform X3: protein MDSDYEHRLLRQINIQNDNLSPVKMTQTLHSQSPNGYLLSSSGKMGDRFIPTRAGANWNINFHRINENKKSPNQNRKTKDATSDNGKDGLAYSALLKNELLGAGIEKILDPQTEDRRLQPSTPEKESLFSYSLHTKRSSPDNGTNISPYSLSPVSNKSQKLLRSPRKPSRKISKIPFKVLDAPELQDDFYLNLVDWSSLNVLSVGLGTCVYLWSACTSQVTRLCDLSVEGDSVTSVGWSERGNLVAVGTHKGYIQIWDAGAGKKLFALEGHTARVGALAWNADQLSSGSRDRLILQRDVRTPPLQSERRLQGHRQEVCGLKWSTDHQLLASGGNDNKLLVWNYSSLSPVQTYMDHLAAVKAIAWSPHQHGLLASGGGTADRCIRFWNTLTSQPLQCMDTGSQVCNLAWSKHANELVSTHGYSQNQILVWKYPALTQVAKLTGHSYRVLYLAMSPDGEAIVTGAGDETLRFWNVFSKTRSTKESVSVLNLFTRIR from the exons ATGGATTCAGATTATGAACATCGCCTCCTCCGCCAAATCAACATTCAGAATGACAACTTGAGCCCTGTA AAAATGACACAGACCCTGCACAGTCAGTCACCCAATGGTTACCTTTTATCTTCATCCGGTAAGATGGGAGATAGATTCATCCCAACCAGAGCAGGAGCCAACTGGAATATCAACTTTCATAGAATCAAT gaaAATAAAAAATCCCCAAATCAGAACAGAAAAACTAAGGATGCCACTTCTGATAATGGCAAAG ATGGGTTGGCCTACTCTGCTTTGCTGAAGAATGAGTTGTTGGGAGCAGGAATAGAAAAGATCTTGGACCCTCAGACAGAGGATAGACGTCTACAGCCATCAACACCAGAAAAGGAGAGTCTTTTCAGT TACTCACTCCATACAAAAAGGTCATCACCAGATAATGGCACCAACATCTCTCCCTATTCTCTATCGCCCGTTTCCAACAAAAG TCAGAAACTACTGCGTTCACCAAGGAAGCCAAGTCGCAAAATATCCAAGATTCCTTTTAAAGTCCTGGATGCTCCTGAGCTGCAGGATGACTTTTATCTCAATTTGGTTGACTGGTCATCCCTCAATGTGCTCAGTGTTGGCCTGGGCACATGTGTTTACCTGTGGAGTGCCTGTACAAGTCAG GTAACAAGACTCTGTGATTTGTCTGTGGAGGGAGACTCGGTCACATCAGTTGGATGGTCTGAAAGA GGTAACTTGGTGGCAGTGGGGACTCACAAAGGCTACATTCAGATCTGGGATGCTGGTGCTGGGAAGAAACTCTTTGCCCTAGAAGGACACACAGCCAGAGTTG GAGCTCTGGCTTGGAATGCAGACCAGTTGTCCTCTGGAAGCCGTGATCGTCTGATTCTTCAAAGAGATGTGCGGACACCTCCCCTGCAGTCAGAGAGACGGTTACagggacacagacaggaagtatgTGGCTTGAAATGGAGCACTGACCATCAGCTGCTTGCTTCTGGTGGCAACGACAACAAG TTACTTGTTTGGAATTACTCATCGCTGAGCCCAGTGCAGACGTACATGGATCACCTGGCTGCAGTAAAAGCCATTGCCTGGTCCCCACACCAGCATGGCCTGCTGGCATCTGGGGGCGGCACTGCTGATCGCTGTATTCGATTTTGGAACACCCTGACCTCACAGCCACTGCAATGTATGGACACAGGCTCACAAGTCTGCAATCTGGCCTGGTCCAAGCATGCTAATGAGCTG GTGAGCACACATGGCTATTCTCAGAACCAGATCTTGGTCTGGAAATATCCAGCTCTCACACAGGTGGCCAAACTGACGGGACACTCCTATAGAGTCCTCTACCTG GCTATGTCTCCGGATGGTGAGGCGATCGTCACAGGAGCTGGAGATGAGACACTGCGCTTCTGGAATGTATTCAGTAAAACGAGGTCAACAAAG GAATCTGTATCAGTTTTAAACCTCTTTACCAGGATACGGTAG
- the LOC115417894 gene encoding fizzy-related protein homolog isoform X5, whose product MTQTLHSQSPNGYLLSSSGKMGDRFIPTRAGANWNINFHRINENKKSPNQNRKTKDATSDNGKADGLAYSALLKNELLGAGIEKILDPQTEDRRLQPSTPEKESLFSYSLHTKRSSPDNGTNISPYSLSPVSNKSQKLLRSPRKPSRKISKIPFKVLDAPELQDDFYLNLVDWSSLNVLSVGLGTCVYLWSACTSQVTRLCDLSVEGDSVTSVGWSERGNLVAVGTHKGYIQIWDAGAGKKLFALEGHTARVGALAWNADQLSSGSRDRLILQRDVRTPPLQSERRLQGHRQEVCGLKWSTDHQLLASGGNDNKLLVWNYSSLSPVQTYMDHLAAVKAIAWSPHQHGLLASGGGTADRCIRFWNTLTSQPLQCMDTGSQVCNLAWSKHANELVSTHGYSQNQILVWKYPALTQVAKLTGHSYRVLYLAMSPDGEAIVTGAGDETLRFWNVFSKTRSTKESVSVLNLFTRIR is encoded by the exons ATGACACAGACCCTGCACAGTCAGTCACCCAATGGTTACCTTTTATCTTCATCCGGTAAGATGGGAGATAGATTCATCCCAACCAGAGCAGGAGCCAACTGGAATATCAACTTTCATAGAATCAAT gaaAATAAAAAATCCCCAAATCAGAACAGAAAAACTAAGGATGCCACTTCTGATAATGGCAAAG CAGATGGGTTGGCCTACTCTGCTTTGCTGAAGAATGAGTTGTTGGGAGCAGGAATAGAAAAGATCTTGGACCCTCAGACAGAGGATAGACGTCTACAGCCATCAACACCAGAAAAGGAGAGTCTTTTCAGT TACTCACTCCATACAAAAAGGTCATCACCAGATAATGGCACCAACATCTCTCCCTATTCTCTATCGCCCGTTTCCAACAAAAG TCAGAAACTACTGCGTTCACCAAGGAAGCCAAGTCGCAAAATATCCAAGATTCCTTTTAAAGTCCTGGATGCTCCTGAGCTGCAGGATGACTTTTATCTCAATTTGGTTGACTGGTCATCCCTCAATGTGCTCAGTGTTGGCCTGGGCACATGTGTTTACCTGTGGAGTGCCTGTACAAGTCAG GTAACAAGACTCTGTGATTTGTCTGTGGAGGGAGACTCGGTCACATCAGTTGGATGGTCTGAAAGA GGTAACTTGGTGGCAGTGGGGACTCACAAAGGCTACATTCAGATCTGGGATGCTGGTGCTGGGAAGAAACTCTTTGCCCTAGAAGGACACACAGCCAGAGTTG GAGCTCTGGCTTGGAATGCAGACCAGTTGTCCTCTGGAAGCCGTGATCGTCTGATTCTTCAAAGAGATGTGCGGACACCTCCCCTGCAGTCAGAGAGACGGTTACagggacacagacaggaagtatgTGGCTTGAAATGGAGCACTGACCATCAGCTGCTTGCTTCTGGTGGCAACGACAACAAG TTACTTGTTTGGAATTACTCATCGCTGAGCCCAGTGCAGACGTACATGGATCACCTGGCTGCAGTAAAAGCCATTGCCTGGTCCCCACACCAGCATGGCCTGCTGGCATCTGGGGGCGGCACTGCTGATCGCTGTATTCGATTTTGGAACACCCTGACCTCACAGCCACTGCAATGTATGGACACAGGCTCACAAGTCTGCAATCTGGCCTGGTCCAAGCATGCTAATGAGCTG GTGAGCACACATGGCTATTCTCAGAACCAGATCTTGGTCTGGAAATATCCAGCTCTCACACAGGTGGCCAAACTGACGGGACACTCCTATAGAGTCCTCTACCTG GCTATGTCTCCGGATGGTGAGGCGATCGTCACAGGAGCTGGAGATGAGACACTGCGCTTCTGGAATGTATTCAGTAAAACGAGGTCAACAAAG GAATCTGTATCAGTTTTAAACCTCTTTACCAGGATACGGTAG